A DNA window from Bdellovibrio sp. BCCA contains the following coding sequences:
- a CDS encoding THUMP domain-containing class I SAM-dependent RNA methyltransferase has protein sequence MNRFFVATPLDYEESTLLEMKEVWPYLLGKDAKTHSLPFPEVQVLEGGLEFETELFAGLQLNFFLKTANRILLRMASFKARDLPKFYQKFKSLPWNEFLAHGTVEWEVAAQKSRLNNEKRLQESAEKALKEIFGDKQGAEPCASIYIRMDDDLCTISLDSTGEHLHKRGWSVLKGEAPLRETIAAHLLKNLIGDATPAEIGQVTLLDPMMGSGTFLTEARALWNGQFVRPYAFQKWKKTPKLFLSPSFVFNYELPQEVIFKKFVGFDINEEMIPVAERNFAEVEKQIATARKKNFKKAEVEFLLRDALEGEDQSNSASSHVWMIVNPPYGERLPAAVKGGLKSLAEVLCRRYKPEKLGILYPEKERVQPVPKGYRILKEHKINNGGLRCLFTVLTRL, from the coding sequence ATGAATCGTTTTTTCGTCGCGACCCCGTTGGATTATGAAGAAAGCACACTGCTTGAAATGAAAGAAGTGTGGCCGTATCTTTTGGGGAAGGATGCAAAAACTCATTCATTGCCTTTTCCTGAAGTGCAAGTTCTTGAAGGGGGCCTTGAGTTTGAAACAGAACTCTTTGCGGGGCTGCAGCTTAATTTCTTTTTAAAGACGGCCAACCGTATTTTGTTGCGTATGGCTTCTTTTAAGGCGCGCGATCTTCCGAAGTTTTACCAAAAATTCAAATCCCTTCCGTGGAACGAATTTCTTGCTCACGGCACTGTGGAGTGGGAAGTGGCGGCTCAGAAAAGTCGCTTGAATAATGAAAAGCGTCTGCAAGAAAGTGCCGAGAAGGCTTTAAAAGAAATCTTTGGTGACAAACAGGGTGCTGAGCCTTGCGCAAGTATTTACATTCGCATGGATGATGATCTTTGCACCATCAGTCTTGATTCAACGGGTGAGCACCTTCATAAAAGGGGCTGGTCTGTTTTAAAAGGCGAAGCTCCTTTGCGTGAAACGATCGCGGCTCATCTTTTAAAAAATCTGATCGGAGATGCGACTCCGGCTGAGATCGGCCAAGTCACTTTGTTGGATCCTATGATGGGCTCTGGAACTTTTTTAACAGAGGCTCGTGCTTTGTGGAACGGCCAGTTTGTTCGTCCCTATGCTTTTCAAAAATGGAAAAAAACGCCGAAGTTGTTTTTGTCACCGAGCTTTGTTTTTAATTATGAGCTTCCTCAAGAAGTGATTTTTAAAAAGTTCGTGGGTTTTGACATCAATGAAGAGATGATTCCCGTTGCGGAAAGAAATTTTGCAGAAGTGGAAAAACAGATCGCGACGGCTCGTAAAAAGAACTTTAAAAAAGCGGAAGTGGAATTTCTTCTAAGGGATGCCTTAGAAGGCGAAGATCAGTCTAATTCCGCAAGTAGCCATGTATGGATGATTGTAAACCCTCCGTATGGGGAACGTCTTCCGGCAGCCGTTAAAGGAGGCCTTAAAAGCCTGGCCGAGGTCCTTTGCCGCCGCTATAAGCCAGAAAAGCTAGGTATTTTATACCCAGAAAAGGAGCGGGTTCAGCCAGTGCCGAAAGGCTACCGCATCCTTAAAGAGCATAAAATCAATAATGGCGGACTTCGCTGCCTGTTCACGGTTTTGACACGCCTGTAA